The Amycolatopsis nigrescens CSC17Ta-90 genomic interval ACGAAACCGCCTGGGTGGCGCGCATTCCGGACGGCGGCGACCCCGAGGACGGGCCGAGCCGTTTCGCCAGGGCCATGCGGGCGGCCGCCCGTGAGGCGATCACCGACGCTGGCCGTCGCGGCTGGCTGCCTGGCCGGAGAGTCGGCCTGCTGCACGCGACGGTGCAGGGCGAGGTCGACCTGTGGCGTGACTTCTATGTGGAGCATGGTGGCCGGCAGTCGGTGCGGGGCTACCTGGCGATGATGCCGTCCACCCCGATGTCCCTGCTGGCGCAGGAGTACGGCTTCCACGGCCCGTCCATGGTGGTGTCCGCGATGTGCGCCTCCGGCAACGCCGGGCTCATCACGGCGAAGTCCTGGCTGGACGGCGGCCTCGTCGACGACGTGGTGTTCGTGTCCACCGACGTGTCGGCGACCTGTGAGAACCTGTTGCACTTCGAACGGCTCGGGGTCGCCGTCACCGACGCGGAGCCGTTGGACGCCTGCCGTCCGTTCCAGGAGGGCAGCCGGGGCTACATCATGGGTGAGGCCTCGGTCGCGTTCGTCCTGTCCAACCGCGACACCAACGTCTACACCAGGGTCGTGGGCGGGGCGATGTCGCACGACGCGCATCACGTCACGTCGATCGAGCCGAACCTGACCCAGGTGCGGGAGTGCTTCCGCGACGCGCTCGCCGATGCCCGCGTGCC includes:
- a CDS encoding beta-ketoacyl synthase N-terminal-like domain-containing protein, producing the protein MSPQGMGIAGIGAVTGYGWGREMLWDGLLEAKPAAALVEGYGVEEDETAWVARIPDGGDPEDGPSRFARAMRAAAREAITDAGRRGWLPGRRVGLLHATVQGEVDLWRDFYVEHGGRQSVRGYLAMMPSTPMSLLAQEYGFHGPSMVVSAMCASGNAGLITAKSWLDGGLVDDVVFVSTDVSATCENLLHFERLGVAVTDAEPLDACRPFQEGSRGYIMGEASVAFVLSNRDTNVYTRVVGGAMSHDAHHVTSIEPNLTQVRECFRDALADARVPADALGYLNAHGPGTRQCDRAEATLLGEFFPATARVYSVKPLAGHCQAAAAGVEVAAAALGYERGLIPAPPRVAPGHPQLLDGPTPLADGLTVKSSLGMGGHNAVVVLAPPA